The Ehrlichia chaffeensis str. Arkansas DNA segment ATTCCCACATGTAATATTATCAAAAGACCAAAATACTAAACAAAAATTTCAAACAATACAAAGAGGTTATAGGTTTGCAACATCAATAGGAGGAAGTATTACAGGAGAAGGTGGAGATATTTTAATTATTGATGATCCAATGAATCCTATGCAAGCACTAAGTAAAACTTATAGACAACGTGTATGCCATTGGTTTGAACAATCATTTATGACTAGACTAAATGATCGCAAAAACAGCAGTGTTATAATAGTAATGCACAGATTACATACAGATGATTTAACTGGGTATTTATTATCAAAAAAAACTCATAACAAATGGCATATACTATCACTCCCAATGGTAGCAGAAAAAAATAATATTTTTTACTCTGTTACTTCACCATGGAAATTTAAATATGGGAAAAAAACAAGAAATATTTTACATATAAGAAAAGAAGGAGATCCTCTATATAAAAAATATGGAAGGAAATATATAGAAGAATTAAAATCAGAACTCGGGTCATACACATTTGCAGCCCAATATCAACAAAATCCTATTCTTTTATCAAGTGGCATAATAAAATATAAATGGATTCAAAGATATACTTCTTATGATAATGAAGATAGCAATATAACTCAAAGTTGGGATACCGCATCTTCTTCTAATAACAAAAGTGATTACAGTGTATGCACAACATGGTCTTATACAAACAACTGCTTCTTCTTGTTAGAAATATACAAAGCAAAACTAGAATATCAATCATTAAAACAAGAAATAATAAATTTAGCAAATCACTGGAAACCTAATGCAATACTTATAGAAAAAAAAGCAAGTGGATTACAAATTATTCAAGAATTAAGTAATATTAGTACAATACCTATTATAGGTATTATTCCAACAACTAATAAAACGACCAGGTTTTATAAGATTATTCCCATATTTGAATCTCGAAAAATATTTTTACCATATGATTCTCCATGGCTTAGTGATTTTGAACAAGAATTGCTATCATTTCCAAATACACAAAATGATGATCAAATCGATAGTATGACACAATACTTACATTGGATTAACAATAACATTACAAACAATGTCATCATCAGAGAAATATAAGTTCACAATTTTCACAATATAACCTCTTATGATTAATCGTTATAATTATCAACATCTCTATATATACAGAAAAAAAATATGACTAAAATAATAACATGATAAATGCTTATATAGTAAGCACACTAAGGAGAGAATATAGCATTAAAAATACACACCATGCTGACATTATACTATACCTATTAACTATAGTTGTTTTTAAGGATAATATATATTGATGTTATTAATTTAGTAAGTTCATTACGATTGATCACAAAAGGTGGCATAATATATATCACATTATTAATAGGACGTATCCATATATTCAATTCAACCCCTTTACTTATAATATCATTCTTATTAATTAATCCACTCTCTAACTCTATTATCCCAGTTGCACCTTTTACCCTAATATCAGTAACATAACTTAACTGTCTAAATATCTCTAATTCTGATATTAATTGATTTTCAATTAAACTCACATTTTGTATTAAATCTTGATTTTCAAAAAGATCTAGTGAAGCATTTGCTGCAGCACAAGCTAAAGCATTTGCCATAAAAGTTGGACCATGCATAAAAGCATCATCTATATTATCTGATAAAAATGCATTATAAACCTCTTCTGTAGTTAAAGTTGCAGCCAATGTACAAAATCCACCTGTTAATGCTTTTCCTATTACCATAATATCTGGCACAATATCTGCTTGATTACATCCAAACATAGTTCCAAGTCTACCAAAACCTGTTGCCACTTCATCTGCTATAAATAACATATTATTATCTCGTGCAATCTCACAAATCTTTTTTACAGTACTTGCAGAATGAATTAACATTCCACCTGCTGCTTGCAAGATTGGCTCTAAAATTATAGCAGCAACACGGTCCTTTATAGAATATACTATATCTGTAAAATCCTTAAATTCTTCTTCTGTCTGCGGTAAGCGTAAAATGAATTGTAAAGGGTGATATTTTTTGAACTTGGTACCATGAATTTTCTCAGGATCAGATATTGACATACACCCCATTGTATCTCCATGATATCCATTAACAAAAGATATAAAACTACACTTATTTGTATCCCCCAAATTTTGGTAATATTGAACTGCCATTTTCATAGCTACTTCAACAGCAGTGGATCCAGAATCTGAAAAGAAAACTCTACTCATTTTCTGCTTTGGCGAAATTTTAACAAGTCGAGATGCCAAAACATAACTTTGTTCATGTGCTAATCCAGAAAACATAACATGCGATAACTTAGCAACTTGATTCTGAACTTTTTGAACAATATGCGGGTGAGAATATCCATGACATACACTCCACCAGCTAGATATACCATCAAGTAATTTTGTATTATCCTCTAACGTTATATAACATCCACTAGCAGATTTTACCCTTAATGGTAAAGGCGAGTTTTTCATTTGCGCATAAGGCATCCATATATTTTGATACCCTTCATCAAACCATGTACAAAAATCCGCATACATAACTATTTATAACAAAGGATTACACTACAAAAATTATATTATAAAAAAATACAACCTACAATCATACATATGTCAACACCATTATTAAACATACACTAATTATTCATTACAATAAAGATAAACTTACAGGAATACAGTCAATATCATTGACCATAAAACTCTAGATTTACTCTATATAATATTATAAAAACATAAATAGGGTAACATATACGTACTATATAAATCTTCACACTTATACTGAAAGTATTAGTATCCAAATGTAGTATTAACATTTATTACATTTTCTGCCAAATAATCTACACAAACATTATAACCTGCTTAGAGTCAACTAGCTTTCATAAAAACGTAGACCTATATCACTTTAACTTTGATTACGATCCATACAAGTATTAGTATCCAAATGTAGTATCAATATTTATTACATTTTCTGCCAACAATCTACACAAACATTATAACCTACTCAGAGTGAGACTAGCTTTCATAAAAGCGTAGGCCTATTATTACTTCAACCTTGATTATGACCTATACAAGTATTTATGAAAACATAAATAGAACATTTGTGAATGTCTCACTTACAAAATTTTTACTGATCAGTTAAACACATTAATGTAGTATTTCCACCTAAAGCTGTAGTATTAATACTCACTACCTTTTCTGTTAGGAATCTATGTAAATAGTATGGTCCACCTGCTTTAGGGCCAGTACCTGATAACCCTTGCCCTCCAAAAGGTTGTACTCCTACTACTGCTCCGACTTGATTCCTATTTACATAAACATTTCCAACATTGACACTATCAATAATAACATCAATATTACTTTGTACTCTACTCTGTACAGCAAATGTTAAACCATATCCTGTACTATTAATTTCATCTAAAATTCTGTGCAAGTCTCCTTTTTTATAGCGGATTATATGTAATATTGGACCAAATACTTCCCTCTTTAACTGAGATATACTTTGTATTTCATATACACATGGAGCAAAAAAATAACCTTTTTCGCAATCTTCCCCTAACTTAACTTTATATAACAATTTTGCTTCTCGTGACATCCTATCTTCATGAGCTATCAACATTTCTTGTGACGCTTTATCTATCACTGGACCTATATCTGTTTTTAACAACATAGGATCACCTACAACTAAATCTTCCATAGCCCCACAAATCATTTCAATTTGTTTATCTGCTACTTCCTCTTGTACAAACAACACTCTTAATGCAGAACATCTTTGTCCAGCACTCTTAAACGCTGATGTTATTACATCATTCGTAACTTGTTCTATCAACGCAGAAGTATCAGTTATCATAGTATTTAAACCACCAGTTTCAGCTATGAATGGAATAATACCACCTTCTTTTTCTGCAATAGATTGATTAATTATTCTAGCTGTCTCTGTTGAACCAGTAAATGCTACACCACCTATTTTTTCATTCCTTAACAATGCTTCCCCTAATTCTTTACCACTACCTAATAACAAGTGTAGAACTTCTTTTGGTACTCCAGCATCATGCAATAGTTTCACTGTTTCATAAGCAATAATAGAAGTTTGTTCAGCAGGTTTTGCAAGTACAGTATTTCCAGTAACCAATGCTGCAGCAATAGGACCAACAAATATCGCTAATGGGAAATTCCAAGGAGATATACACACAAATACACCTCTGCTCCTAAAGTAAAGGTAATTATCTTCCCCTACAGGACCAGGCAACTTTCTTGATTGTTCTAACTCTTGTCTTCCAAGAACTGCATAATAACGTAAAAAGTCAACAGCTTCCCTTATCTCTGCAATAGCATCAGAAATAACCTTACCTCCCTCTCTAATGAGTAACATTATTAATTTTGCCTTATTCTCTTCTATTAAATTAGCTGCTTTTTCTAATATAGCAGCACGAGTGGAAACTGGAATATTAGACCAATCTTTAAATGCATTATAAGCCATATCTAAAGCTGATAATGCTTGTGCAGTATCCGTAAATAATACTTCCCCAATAATATCCTCAGAATTTGTTGGAGAAAATACCTCTATAAAATTACCATCTAATTCTTTTCCACCTATAATTGGAGCTGCTTTGAATTTACAAGTTTGATAATTTTTCATTTCTTCATTAAAATTTGTTAAAGTAACAGAATCAGTAATATCAATACCCATAGAATTAAGCCTCTCAGGACCAAATATATCCTTCGGCAATGGTATACTAGGATGAGGTAAATATTCTAATTCTCTTGCTTTTTCTAATGGATCCTCTATCAACTGTTCCAATGATACATTACTATCATTTAACTGATTAATAAACGAACTATTTGCCCCATTTTCCAATAACCTCCTAATTAAGTACGGAAGTAAATCTTGATAACTTCCAACAGGAGCATAAACCCTACATTTAACATTTGCTGCTAATTCTTGTGTTACATACTCATACAAATTAGCCCCCATGCCATGCAATCTTTGAAATTCAAATCCTGGATGATCCTTATTTGCCATCTCTAATATCGCAGCTAATGTGTAAGCATTATGTGTAGCAAAACATGGAGAAAAAGTATTTGGCTTACTTAAAATTTTGTTTGCACACGCTAAATATGAAACATCAGTATATACTTTTCTTGTAAACACTGGATAGCTGCTTAACCCCAATTCTTGAGCATTCTTTATTTCATAATCCCAATATGCACCTTTTACAAGCCTTACCATCATTTTATGATGGGATCTTACTGATATATCTTCCACAAAATCCAATACTGAAAATGCTCTCTTCTGATATGCCTGTACAGCCAATCCTAAACCTTCCCATCCATTCAAACTGCTGTCAAACCGTAACTTCTCAAGTATCATTAACGATATTTCTAGCCTACTTGCTTCTTCTGCATCAACACACACACGAATATTATGTTCTTTTGCCAATTTACATATTTGAAGTAATTTGTCTACTATCTCATCTAATACTTTATCTATCTGTGAAAACTCATATCTACTATGCAATGCAGATATTTTTACTGATATCTCATCATAATCTATCAAATTTCCTATCTCATTATTAACTTTAGACTTTCCTATGCTATCCACTGCTGCCATATATTCAGTAAAATACCTTTCTGCATCTTTTCTTGTTTTTGCAGCTTCCCCTAATATGTCAAATGAATACAGTTCCCCTTCTCTTCTATTGTTAAGTGCTTCTGTGATATCTCTTCCTTTTATAAAATGCTTTCCTAAAATACACATTGCTTGTTGCACTGCCTTTCTAATGATAGGCTCACCCATTGTTTTCAATAAATTATTTATGGTACCAAACCATCTAGTACTATCATTACTATCCTTTAATACCTTTCCACCTATAAACAAACCCCAAGTTGCTGCATTTACAAACATCGATGAAGAACTTCCTATGTGATTACTCCACATACTGTTCCCTATTTTATCTTTTATTAAATCATTTATTGTACAATCATCTGGTATTCTTAACAAAGATTCTGCTAAACACATAAGAGCTATGCCTTCTTCATTTGACAAACCATACTCTTGCATAAAAGCATCTATTATACCTAAATTTCTATCTACTCTTATTCTTTCGATTATTTGTTTTGCAACACTGTAAATCCTAATTTTAGAATCTTGTGATATTTCTGTTTTTTCTGTCAAATATCTTGTACAACTATTTTCTTCTATACGATACAACATTTGCATACGTCTACGTATTTCATTCGGCGTTTGTAATGCACTTATCATTTCTCATATCTCCCATTAATACCTAATATTTGCAACATCAGCATATTAGTTAACATTAGAACATTTAATCAAATTCATTATGAAGTTAATAATTAAACACACTAATAAAAATCAAATATTTTGTTTATCATAAATATTAATAATATTCTATAAAAATTCACTACTTTATTATTTTTCAAAGAGTCACATGAATTTCTAAACCAACTATTCTAACAGAATATATAAACAAGTAACACACACAATAAGACATCAATATAAACACTATATACCATACTTTAAACACATTACTACTATAAAAAAACACAAACTTTTGCATATCTTTCATAATAATAATATTACACTAACCTTATTTAAGTAATGGTTATATGTATAATAACATTTATTCAATTTAAATACACATAACTTACAAAGTAATACAACTAAAAATATACCTGCTATACTTTTAATTCTAAAAATTCATGTATAAATATACTCTATAATACACTTTATTTCATTTTAAGAACACTAAAATTAATGTCTAGCACTTATTGGATATTATATAGATTATTCAAACTTATTTAGTCCTTTACTTTATAGTTTTACTAAAATATAACATACTATAATATCCGTCTATAATGTAAAAATTTTAATGTTTATTTAGATAACTACCTATAATTTATCCTTTATCATATTTAATTTCAGTTTAAGAATACAACCCTTTACTTTCCATTATAAATAAAGTAGCATGCCCATATTTGAGTTAACGTTAGGGTTTACATGTTCAATTTGTCACAAAAAAGATTTCTGATTACTGGAGCATCTGGTGGTATTGGAAAAGCTATAACTAAAACTTTATCAAATGCAGGAGCTATCCTGTGTATTTCAGGTACTAAAGCACCTGTATTGCAGGAAATTGCAGAACAATACTCAAGTGCAGGTAACATATATACTTTACCTTGTGATTTAACAAACGATGAACAGATTAATAGCTTAATTGACAATGCATGCAAGGCTATGTCTGGTATTGATGGCATAATATGCAATGCCGGCATTACCTTAGATAAACTCACATTACGTACCTCTGATGAAGACTGGCACAAAGTTATCAACACAAACTTAACCACAACCTTTAAACTAAACCGCAATGCATGTCGTGCAATGTTAAAAAACAATCAAGGAAGGATAATTAACATATCTTCAATTATAGCATTTACCGGCAATCCTGGACAAGCAAGTTACTCAGCATCCAAAGCTGGTATGATAGCTATGAGTAAATCCATAGCAAAAGAGTTTGCAAACCGCAATATAACTGTAAATTGTATAGCTCCAGGGTTTATTGAAACACCAATGACAGATGCATTATCAGAAGAACAACGTAACAACATTATAACACATATCCCAATGAAGAGGATAGGTACACCAGAAGAAGTAGCTGCTGCAGTTTTATTTTTAGCCAGCGATGAAAGTAAATATATTACAGGCCAAACTTTACACATAAATGGTGGAATGTTAATGTATTAATGTGGTACAATGCTAATACACTAATTTATAAAGACACATGTTTCTTTTTAAAAAAGCAACATATAAAACCAAATATTATATAGCACTTTGTGCTAATACTATATACTTTGGGGTGTTCTTATTCGCAATTTTTATACAATTAATCAGATTTCCTTCAAAGCTTAGCAATAAAGACCTACTGTTAATTA contains these protein-coding regions:
- the terL gene encoding phage terminase large subunit; the encoded protein is MSYNFLDFLKLCFKTVSPNNQIINNWHLKIITDRLEATLNGKINRLIINMPPRFIKSICVSIAWPSWVLGLKPQTRIIVASYSQILSEKLSLDNRYILQSEWYQKLFPHVILSKDQNTKQKFQTIQRGYRFATSIGGSITGEGGDILIIDDPMNPMQALSKTYRQRVCHWFEQSFMTRLNDRKNSSVIIVMHRLHTDDLTGYLLSKKTHNKWHILSLPMVAEKNNIFYSVTSPWKFKYGKKTRNILHIRKEGDPLYKKYGRKYIEELKSELGSYTFAAQYQQNPILLSSGIIKYKWIQRYTSYDNEDSNITQSWDTASSSNNKSDYSVCTTWSYTNNCFFLLEIYKAKLEYQSLKQEIINLANHWKPNAILIEKKASGLQIIQELSNISTIPIIGIIPTTNKTTRFYKIIPIFESRKIFLPYDSPWLSDFEQELLSFPNTQNDDQIDSMTQYLHWINNNITNNVIIREI
- a CDS encoding adenosylmethionine--8-amino-7-oxononanoate transaminase — encoded protein: MYADFCTWFDEGYQNIWMPYAQMKNSPLPLRVKSASGCYITLEDNTKLLDGISSWWSVCHGYSHPHIVQKVQNQVAKLSHVMFSGLAHEQSYVLASRLVKISPKQKMSRVFFSDSGSTAVEVAMKMAVQYYQNLGDTNKCSFISFVNGYHGDTMGCMSISDPEKIHGTKFKKYHPLQFILRLPQTEEEFKDFTDIVYSIKDRVAAIILEPILQAAGGMLIHSASTVKKICEIARDNNMLFIADEVATGFGRLGTMFGCNQADIVPDIMVIGKALTGGFCTLAATLTTEEVYNAFLSDNIDDAFMHGPTFMANALACAAANASLDLFENQDLIQNVSLIENQLISELEIFRQLSYVTDIRVKGATGIIELESGLINKNDIISKGVELNIWIRPINNVIYIMPPFVINRNELTKLITSIYIILKNNYS
- the fabG gene encoding 3-oxoacyl-[acyl-carrier-protein] reductase; its protein translation is MFNLSQKRFLITGASGGIGKAITKTLSNAGAILCISGTKAPVLQEIAEQYSSAGNIYTLPCDLTNDEQINSLIDNACKAMSGIDGIICNAGITLDKLTLRTSDEDWHKVINTNLTTTFKLNRNACRAMLKNNQGRIINISSIIAFTGNPGQASYSASKAGMIAMSKSIAKEFANRNITVNCIAPGFIETPMTDALSEEQRNNIITHIPMKRIGTPEEVAAAVLFLASDESKYITGQTLHINGGMLMY
- the putA gene encoding bifunctional proline dehydrogenase/L-glutamate gamma-semialdehyde dehydrogenase PutA, producing MISALQTPNEIRRRMQMLYRIEENSCTRYLTEKTEISQDSKIRIYSVAKQIIERIRVDRNLGIIDAFMQEYGLSNEEGIALMCLAESLLRIPDDCTINDLIKDKIGNSMWSNHIGSSSSMFVNAATWGLFIGGKVLKDSNDSTRWFGTINNLLKTMGEPIIRKAVQQAMCILGKHFIKGRDITEALNNRREGELYSFDILGEAAKTRKDAERYFTEYMAAVDSIGKSKVNNEIGNLIDYDEISVKISALHSRYEFSQIDKVLDEIVDKLLQICKLAKEHNIRVCVDAEEASRLEISLMILEKLRFDSSLNGWEGLGLAVQAYQKRAFSVLDFVEDISVRSHHKMMVRLVKGAYWDYEIKNAQELGLSSYPVFTRKVYTDVSYLACANKILSKPNTFSPCFATHNAYTLAAILEMANKDHPGFEFQRLHGMGANLYEYVTQELAANVKCRVYAPVGSYQDLLPYLIRRLLENGANSSFINQLNDSNVSLEQLIEDPLEKARELEYLPHPSIPLPKDIFGPERLNSMGIDITDSVTLTNFNEEMKNYQTCKFKAAPIIGGKELDGNFIEVFSPTNSEDIIGEVLFTDTAQALSALDMAYNAFKDWSNIPVSTRAAILEKAANLIEENKAKLIMLLIREGGKVISDAIAEIREAVDFLRYYAVLGRQELEQSRKLPGPVGEDNYLYFRSRGVFVCISPWNFPLAIFVGPIAAALVTGNTVLAKPAEQTSIIAYETVKLLHDAGVPKEVLHLLLGSGKELGEALLRNEKIGGVAFTGSTETARIINQSIAEKEGGIIPFIAETGGLNTMITDTSALIEQVTNDVITSAFKSAGQRCSALRVLFVQEEVADKQIEMICGAMEDLVVGDPMLLKTDIGPVIDKASQEMLIAHEDRMSREAKLLYKVKLGEDCEKGYFFAPCVYEIQSISQLKREVFGPILHIIRYKKGDLHRILDEINSTGYGLTFAVQSRVQSNIDVIIDSVNVGNVYVNRNQVGAVVGVQPFGGQGLSGTGPKAGGPYYLHRFLTEKVVSINTTALGGNTTLMCLTDQ